The Elusimicrobiota bacterium genome has a segment encoding these proteins:
- the hisF gene encoding imidazole glycerol phosphate synthase subunit HisF, translating to MLSVRIIPCLDVDAGRVVKGTKFLKLRDAGDPVAIAERYNSEGADELVFLDITASSDERPITLEVVKRTAGKVFIPLTVGGGIRNISDIRNLLKAGADKVSLNTAAVLNPSFVKEASRKFGNQCIVVAIDAKKESRSKNKWNVYTHGGRKKTRLDAVKWAKKVEKLGAGEILLTSMDADGTKNGYDLKLLKAVCDSVKIPVIASGGAGELKDFEKGYHAGASALLAASLFHYKELSISQVKKYLKNKNIPVRL from the coding sequence ATGCTGTCGGTAAGAATTATTCCTTGTTTGGATGTGGATGCAGGCCGGGTAGTAAAGGGCACAAAGTTTCTTAAACTTAGGGATGCTGGAGATCCTGTAGCTATAGCCGAACGTTATAACAGTGAAGGTGCGGATGAGCTCGTTTTTCTTGATATTACGGCTTCATCGGATGAAAGGCCAATTACTTTGGAAGTTGTAAAACGGACAGCCGGGAAAGTTTTTATTCCGCTTACAGTCGGAGGGGGAATAAGAAATATAAGCGATATTAGAAACCTGCTCAAAGCCGGAGCAGATAAAGTGTCTTTAAATACAGCGGCAGTTTTAAATCCCAGCTTTGTTAAAGAAGCAAGCAGGAAATTTGGTAACCAGTGCATAGTAGTGGCAATTGACGCAAAAAAAGAATCCCGAAGTAAAAATAAGTGGAATGTATATACCCATGGCGGTAGAAAAAAAACGCGTCTGGATGCAGTCAAATGGGCAAAAAAGGTAGAAAAACTGGGTGCCGGAGAAATCCTTTTAACCAGCATGGATGCAGATGGGACAAAAAATGGGTATGACCTCAAACTTTTAAAAGCAGTATGCGATTCCGTAAAAATACCTGTAATTGCTTCCGGAGGGGCAGGCGAATTGAAGGATTTTGAAAAAGGATACCATGCCGGCGCTTCGGCTCTTTTGGCTGCGTCGCTTTTTCACTATAAAGAGTTGTCCATATCTCAAGTAAAAAAATATTTAAAAAACAAAAATATTCCAGTGAGATTATAG